The following proteins are co-located in the candidate division TA06 bacterium genome:
- the fusA gene encoding elongation factor G: MTQASSLNKTRNIGIMAHIDAGKTTTTERILFYTGKVHRIGEVHDGAATMDWMEQEKERGITITSAATTCAWNGHRINIIDTPGHVDFTVEVERSLRILDGAVTLFCAVGGVEPQSETVWRQADRYHIPRIAFINKMDRVGADFDDAVGMMRERLAAKAVPIQMPLGSGETFCGAVDLVKMQAVSYSGVEGEEPKPGPIPEEHQAQARAAHNFLVEQVAEYNEEALNLYVDGKPIPAQLLMKAIRRGTLDIKIFPVLCGSAFKNKGVQPLLDAVVDYLPAPTDLPPISGLNPDTGQREERHDDSTEPLAALVFKIAADPYVGKISYIRIYSGAIEAGQAVYNSNLGKHERISRLLLMHANKREDVDKLEAGDIAAAVGLRDSKTGHTLCEKKHPIILESMKFPDPVISVALEPKSKADEDKLGNALSKLSEEDPTFKVKTDEETGQTIISGMGELHLEIIVDRMLREFSVQANVGKPQVSYRETVRKKAKAVGKFIRQSGGRGQYGHVEIILEPQQPGLGFEFSNDIIGGAIPKEYINSVEKGVKEALEAGILAGYPVVDVKVSLIDGSYHEVDSSDIAFKAAGSLAVNEALRKAGSVLLEPVMSVEVVVPELYMGEVIGDINARRGKILGLVKRKDAQVIASMVPLSDMFEYATRLRSLTQGRAIYTMQFHHYEEVPRSISEEIMAKSGGK; the protein is encoded by the coding sequence GGATCCTGTTCTACACCGGCAAGGTGCACCGGATCGGCGAGGTCCACGACGGCGCCGCCACCATGGATTGGATGGAGCAGGAGAAGGAACGCGGCATCACCATCACTTCGGCCGCCACCACCTGCGCCTGGAACGGGCACCGCATCAACATCATCGACACCCCGGGCCACGTGGACTTTACGGTGGAAGTGGAACGCTCTTTAAGGATTTTAGACGGGGCCGTGACCCTGTTCTGCGCGGTAGGCGGCGTGGAGCCGCAGTCGGAGACGGTCTGGCGCCAGGCCGACCGCTATCATATTCCCCGGATCGCTTTCATCAATAAAATGGACCGGGTGGGAGCCGATTTTGACGACGCGGTGGGGATGATGCGGGAACGGCTGGCCGCCAAGGCGGTGCCCATCCAGATGCCTTTAGGCAGCGGCGAGACTTTTTGCGGCGCGGTGGACCTGGTCAAAATGCAGGCGGTGAGCTACAGTGGCGTCGAGGGCGAAGAGCCAAAACCTGGCCCCATCCCCGAAGAACATCAGGCCCAGGCCCGGGCCGCCCATAATTTCCTGGTGGAACAGGTGGCCGAGTACAACGAAGAGGCGCTCAACCTGTATGTAGACGGGAAGCCCATCCCGGCACAGCTCCTGATGAAGGCCATCCGCCGGGGGACCCTGGACATAAAAATTTTCCCGGTGCTGTGCGGGTCGGCCTTCAAGAACAAAGGGGTGCAGCCTCTTTTAGACGCGGTAGTGGATTACCTGCCGGCCCCCACCGACCTGCCTCCGATCTCCGGACTGAATCCGGACACCGGCCAGCGCGAAGAACGTCACGACGACTCGACCGAACCCCTGGCGGCGCTGGTCTTCAAGATTGCCGCCGATCCCTACGTGGGAAAGATTTCATATATCCGCATTTACTCCGGCGCCATCGAAGCCGGCCAGGCGGTGTATAACAGCAACCTCGGCAAGCACGAGCGGATCAGCCGCCTGCTTTTAATGCATGCCAACAAACGGGAGGACGTGGACAAATTAGAGGCCGGAGACATCGCGGCCGCGGTGGGTTTGAGGGACAGCAAGACCGGCCACACCCTGTGCGAAAAAAAACATCCCATCATTTTGGAATCAATGAAATTTCCCGATCCGGTGATTTCGGTGGCCCTGGAGCCCAAGTCCAAAGCCGATGAAGATAAATTAGGCAACGCTCTTTCAAAATTATCCGAGGAAGACCCCACCTTCAAGGTCAAGACCGATGAGGAGACCGGACAGACCATCATCTCCGGCATGGGCGAGCTGCACCTGGAGATCATCGTAGACCGGATGCTGCGGGAATTTTCGGTGCAGGCCAACGTGGGCAAGCCCCAGGTCAGCTACCGCGAGACCGTCCGCAAAAAGGCCAAGGCCGTGGGCAAGTTCATCCGCCAGAGCGGCGGCCGGGGGCAGTACGGGCACGTGGAGATTATACTGGAACCCCAACAGCCGGGCCTGGGTTTCGAATTTTCCAACGATATCATCGGCGGCGCCATCCCCAAAGAATACATCAACTCGGTGGAGAAGGGGGTCAAGGAAGCCCTGGAGGCCGGGATCCTGGCCGGGTATCCGGTGGTGGACGTCAAAGTATCGCTGATAGACGGCTCCTATCACGAAGTGGACTCCTCGGACATCGCCTTCAAGGCCGCCGGCTCGCTAGCCGTCAACGAGGCCCTGCGCAAGGCCGGCTCGGTGCTTCTGGAGCCGGTGATGAGCGTGGAAGTAGTGGTCCCGGAACTCTACATGGGCGAGGTGATCGGCGACATCAACGCCCGGCGGGGCAAGATACTGGGATTAGTAAAGCGCAAGGACGCCCAGGTGATCGCCTCGATGGTCCCGCTGTCCGATATGTTCGAGTATGCCACTAGGCTTAGATCCTTGACCCAGGGTCGGGCCATCTATACCATGCAGTTCCATCATTACGAAGAAGTTCCCCGCTCAATTTCCGAAGAGATCATGGCTAAAAGCGGCGGGAAATAA